The following proteins come from a genomic window of Maylandia zebra isolate NMK-2024a linkage group LG22, Mzebra_GT3a, whole genome shotgun sequence:
- the LOC101471652 gene encoding acidic leucine-rich nuclear phosphoprotein 32 family member E isoform X1 gives MCPPSNQRWLRRARPTPWVGGRGSPYHGGSVGERQPAEEGRHRSDPGTPSAVHRHSMDMKKRITLELRNRNPAEIAELVLDNSRSADGEVDGLTDEFTELEFLSMVNVGLTSFAKLPSLPKLRKLELSDNNLSGSLEMLSEKCPNLTYLNLSGNKIKELSTVEALQHLKSLQSLDLFNCEITSLEEYRESVFELLPQVTYLDGFDQEDNEAPDSEAEDEDEDGEDGAGPTGAYDEEEDEDEDGSESAEAGLGFQVNRANQDDDEEDEEEEDDDAAGVQGQKRKRQANDEGEEDDDDDDV, from the exons ATGTGCCCGCCGTCCAATCAGCGGTGGCTCAGGCGTGCACGTCCAACCCCGTGGGTTGGTGGGCGGGGCTCGCCGTATCATGGAGGATCAGTAGGCGAACGGCAGCCAGCAGAGGAAGGCAGGCACCGCTCCGACCCCGGGACGCCGTCAGCCGTTCACCGCCACAGCATGGACATGAAGAAGAGGATCACCCTGGAGCTGCGGAACCGGAACCCGGCGGAG ATCGCAGAGCTGGTGCTGGACAACAGCCGCTCAGCAGACGGCGAGGTCGACGGTCTGACCGATGAGTTCACGGAGCTCGAGTTCCTCAGCATGGTCAACGTTGGTCTGACCTCGTTCGCCAAGCTGCCCTCGCTGCCCAAACTACGCAAG TTGGAACTGAGCGATAACAATTTGTCGGGTTCTCTTGAGATGCTGTCGGAGAAATGTCCAAACCTGACCTACCTGAACCTGAGTGGGAACAAGATCAAGGAGCTGAGCACCGTGGAGGCGCTG CAACACCTGAAGAGCCTGCAGAGCCTTGACCTGTTTAACTGCGAGATCACGTCTCTGGAGGAGTACCGGGAGAGCGTGTTTGAGCTGCTGCCCCAGGTGACCTACCTGGACGGCTTCGACCAGGAGGACAACGAGGCACCCGACTCCGAGGCGGAGGACGAAG ATGAGGATGGCGAGGACGGGGCGGGGCCAACTGGCGCGTACGAtgaggaggaagacgaggacGAGGACGGCTCGGAGAGTGCAGAGGCGGGGCTGGGTTTCCAGGTGAACCGCGCCAACCAG GATGACGATGAGGAAgacgaagaggaggaggatg ATGATGCGGCGGGCGTTCAGGGACAGAAGAGGAAGAGACAGGCGAACGATGAAGGCGAGgaggatgacgatgatgatgatgtctaA
- the LOC101471652 gene encoding acidic leucine-rich nuclear phosphoprotein 32 family member E isoform X2, translated as MCPPSNQRWLRRARPTPWVGGRGSPYHGGSVGERQPAEEGRHRSDPGTPSAVHRHSMDMKKRITLELRNRNPAEIAELVLDNSRSADGEVDGLTDEFTELEFLSMVNVGLTSFAKLPSLPKLRKMLSEKCPNLTYLNLSGNKIKELSTVEALQHLKSLQSLDLFNCEITSLEEYRESVFELLPQVTYLDGFDQEDNEAPDSEAEDEDEDGEDGAGPTGAYDEEEDEDEDGSESAEAGLGFQVNRANQDDDEEDEEEEDDDAAGVQGQKRKRQANDEGEEDDDDDDV; from the exons ATGTGCCCGCCGTCCAATCAGCGGTGGCTCAGGCGTGCACGTCCAACCCCGTGGGTTGGTGGGCGGGGCTCGCCGTATCATGGAGGATCAGTAGGCGAACGGCAGCCAGCAGAGGAAGGCAGGCACCGCTCCGACCCCGGGACGCCGTCAGCCGTTCACCGCCACAGCATGGACATGAAGAAGAGGATCACCCTGGAGCTGCGGAACCGGAACCCGGCGGAG ATCGCAGAGCTGGTGCTGGACAACAGCCGCTCAGCAGACGGCGAGGTCGACGGTCTGACCGATGAGTTCACGGAGCTCGAGTTCCTCAGCATGGTCAACGTTGGTCTGACCTCGTTCGCCAAGCTGCCCTCGCTGCCCAAACTACGCAAG ATGCTGTCGGAGAAATGTCCAAACCTGACCTACCTGAACCTGAGTGGGAACAAGATCAAGGAGCTGAGCACCGTGGAGGCGCTG CAACACCTGAAGAGCCTGCAGAGCCTTGACCTGTTTAACTGCGAGATCACGTCTCTGGAGGAGTACCGGGAGAGCGTGTTTGAGCTGCTGCCCCAGGTGACCTACCTGGACGGCTTCGACCAGGAGGACAACGAGGCACCCGACTCCGAGGCGGAGGACGAAG ATGAGGATGGCGAGGACGGGGCGGGGCCAACTGGCGCGTACGAtgaggaggaagacgaggacGAGGACGGCTCGGAGAGTGCAGAGGCGGGGCTGGGTTTCCAGGTGAACCGCGCCAACCAG GATGACGATGAGGAAgacgaagaggaggaggatg ATGATGCGGCGGGCGTTCAGGGACAGAAGAGGAAGAGACAGGCGAACGATGAAGGCGAGgaggatgacgatgatgatgatgtctaA